From Xiphophorus couchianus chromosome 23, X_couchianus-1.0, whole genome shotgun sequence, one genomic window encodes:
- the uqcrq gene encoding cytochrome b-c1 complex subunit 8, whose translation MGRHFGDLARVRHVITYSLSPFEQRAFANYFSKGIPNVWRRFTSSFFKVAPPMILMYLTYSWGNSVYEESKRKNPADYANDE comes from the exons ATGGGCCGCCACTTTGGAGATTTAGCCAGGGTCAGGCATGTGATCACGTACAGCCTGTCGCCCTTTGAGCAGAGGGCTTTCGCCAACTACTTCTCAAAGGGTATTCCCAACGTGTGGAGAAGATTCACAAGTTCTTTCTTTAAAGTTGCCCCCC CCATGATCCTGATGTATCTGACCTACAGCTGGGGCAACAGTGTCTATGAGGAAAGCAAGAGAAAGAATCCTGCTGACTACGCCAATGACGAATGA
- the gdf9 gene encoding growth/differentiatio, whose protein sequence is MMEKQMLLSAAVGCFRALLLLILVCCSPPLVSPSDALHNLSALTYPYSSILSPLLKALSEHGGSRWSLDVRKKVKPEHRYVKYLTEVYKKSTRMQRSVDGGEVYNTIRLIKPQDECPAQSNKESFTQDLSYSLEQVRRKEQLLKSSLLYSFNLNNLAAVSSVCYLSIKKHEQANQCQLCAGISHTLNLTDSTQKRRRRNWVEVDVTLFLQPVQKRSVDLLVNISCPEEQRAGSNGFRSPFGFTLRSPSLILYLNDTSKVVHQRSLVSSSADLRSPTALDTFQKQVFKSAQRHGQKRRWRRASPKSKRGDKSLDMQLPELKSSSEFPTTDCALYDFRVRFSQLKLDHWIVFPPKYNPRYCRGICPRTMGFIYGSPVHTMVQNIIYEKLDFSVPRPSCVPSQYSPLSVMIFEEDGSYAYKEFKDMVATRCTCR, encoded by the exons atgatggaaaaacaaatgctgTTGTCAGCGGCTGTTGGTTGTTTCCGTGCTCTGTTGCTCCTGATTCTGGTGTGCTGCAGCCCCCCGCTGGTTAGCCCCTCCGATGCGCTGCACAACCTGAGCGCCCTGACCTACCCGTACAGCAGCATCCTCTCCCCGCTGCTCAAAGCCCTTTCAGAGCACGGAGGGAGCAGGTGGAGCTTGGACGTGAGGAAAAAGGTGAAACCCGAGCACAGATACGTGAAATATCTGACGGAGGTTTACAAGAAGTCAACCAGGATGCAGAGGAGCGTTGATGGAGGTGAGGTTTACAACACCATCAGGCTGATCAAGCCCCAAGATGAATGTCCTGCACAAAGCAATAAAG AAAGTTTTACACAGGATTTGTCCTACAGCCTTGAACAAGTAAGAAGAAAAGAGCAGCTCCTGAAGTCATCCCTGCTGTACAGTTTCAACCTCAACAACCTGGCAGCTGTCAGCTCTGTGTGTTACCTGAGCATAAAGAAGCATGAGCAGGCCAACCAGTGCCAGCTGTGTGCTGGGATTTCTCATACCCTGAACCTCACAGACAGCACGCAGAAGAGGCGGCGCAGAAACTGGGTGGAAGTGGATGTTACCTTGTTTCTTCAACCTGTACAAAAGAGGAGTGTAGACCTTCTTGTTAACATCTCCTGTCCTGAGGAGCAAAGAGCTGGGAGCAATGGTTTCAGATCTCCTTTTGGGTTCACCCTGAGGTCTCCTTCTCTGATTCTATATCTCAATGACACAAGCAAAGTCGTCCACCAGAGGTCCCTGGTGAGTTCCAGTGCAGATCTAAGGTCACCCACTGCGTTAGACACGTTTCAGAAGCAAGTTTTCAAATCGGCACAAAGGCATGGACagaagaggaggtggaggagggcaTCTCCGAAGAGCAAGCGTGGAGATAAAAGCTTAGACATGCAGCTGCCTGAGCTTAAATCCAGCTCTGAATTCCCAACCACAGACTGTGCCTTGTATGACTTCAGGGTGCGATTCAGTCAGCTCAAACTGGATCACTGGATTGTTTTCCCACCAAAGTATAACCCTAGGTACTGCAGAGGCATCTGCCCAAGAACCATGGGCTTCATCTACGGTTCCCCCGTCCACACCATGGTGCAAAACATCATCTACGAGAAGCTGGACTTCTCTGTTCCCAGACCGTCGTGCGTTCCGTCCCAATACAGCCCCCTCAGCGTCATGATTTTTGAAGAAGATGGCTCCTACGCCTACAAGGAGTTTAAGGACATGGTTGCTACCAGGTGTACGTGTCGCTGA
- the sowahab gene encoding ankyrin repeat domain-containing protein SOWAHA translates to MALTQEAVLCFLLERGGKVKNSELVNHFKSLINSGDPAGKQHNRELFKKLVNSVAVVRQIDEVKFVVVRKRYQDFVKEEMDQSLFRQTANSNARRSSSVSNYYSDDKSCVEGLQGSGPAVSTADSATVKVLNIAGDQPCGASKSGAVFAVIAVRSPERDSAAGARDGSRSQVHQQHGNPDKAVIRVPSLPALTSNSPSHQRELIKELQCWKSKQTEAKQAPGSPLVRPQNKTLRQADDESVPLEPIAHVWLVKCAAGLWGQIYALLLQDTRLAQRKDFMSGFTALHWAAKDGSCDIIHKLIDVSSQRGTYVNVNSKAHGGYTPLHIAAMHGHSEVMVALVQLYGASVNERDHDGKKALHYLGKGASAEVRALLGGQQQSKEKMEGEEYKEHTRGFNTISKLFHPHLGKKHKTCRFAHEW, encoded by the coding sequence ATGGCTCTGACCCAGGAAGCCgtgttgtgttttctgctggAGCGCGGAGGCAAAGTGAAAAACTCTGAGCTGGTGAACCATTTCAAGAGCCTCATCAACAGCGGCGATCCCGCGGGAAAGCAGCACAATAGAGAGCTGTTCAAGAAGCTGGTGAACAGCGTCGCTGTGGTCAGACAGATCGACGAGGTGAAGTTTGTGGTGGTGAGGAAGAGGTACCAGGACTTTGTGAAAGAGGAGATGGATCAGAGCTTGTTCCGTCAAACCGCGAACAGTAACGCGCGGCGCTCGTCAAGCGTGAGCAATTACTACAGTGATGATAAAAGCTGCGTGGAGGGTTTGCAGGGAAGCGGGCCTGCTGTATCCACGGCGGATTCGGCCACTGTTAAAGTCCTGAATATCGCCGGAGATCAGCCGTGCGGAGCGAGTAAATCTGGGGCTGTGTTCGCTGTCATAGCAGTCAGATCCCCAGAGAGAGACTCCGCAGCGGGAGCAAGAGACGGATCACGCTCCCAGGTGCATCAGCAGCATGGAAACCCTGACAAAGCAGTCATCAGAGTTCCATCACTCCCAGCTCTAACTTCTAACTCCCCGTCTCATCAGAGGGAGTTAATAAAAGAGCTTCAGTGTTGGAAATCCAAGCAGACAGAAGCCAAGCAGGCCCCAGGTTCTCCCCTGGTGAGGCCCCAAAACAAGACCCTCAGACAGGCTGATGATGAGTCTGTGCCCTTGGAGCCAATAGCGCATGTGTGGCTTGTTAAGTGTGCTGCTGGACTGTGGGGACAAATATATGCTTTACTGCTGCAGGACACACGCTTGGCACAGAGGAAGGATTTCATGTCAGGTTTCACAGCCTTGCACTGGGCTGCCAAGGACGGCAGCTGTGACATCATACACAAACTCATTGATGTTTCCAGCCAAAGAGGCACCTACGTGAATGTCAACAGCAAAGCACACGGAGGATACACGCCTTTGCACATCGCAGCCATGCATGGTCACTCTGAGGTCATGGTTGCTCTCGTGCAGCTCTATGGAGCCAGTGTGAACGAAAGAGACCATGACGGCAAGAAGGCGCTTCACTACCTGGGGAAAGGTGCATCGGCTGAGGTCAGGGCCCTGCTGGGAGGACAGCAGCAGAGTAAAGAGAAGATGGAGGGCGAGGAATACAAGGAGCACACGAGAGGCTTCAACACTATCAGCAAACTGTTCCACCCTCACTTAGGGAAGAAACATAAGACTTGCAGGTTTGCTCATGAGTGGTAA
- the LOC114139664 gene encoding septin-8-A-like isoform X1, translating into MKADYYSWTQTLVMMAADENEEMRSLELSGQVGFNSLPHQVVRKLVSQGFCFNILCVGETGIGKSTLINTLFNTTFENEEADHYEPEVKLRSQTYELQEHTVKLKLTIVHTVGFGDQINKDESCKPILDYIEAQFEKYLEEELKIKRSLSNYDDTRIHICLYFIAPTGHTLKSLDLVMMKKLDSKVNIIPIIAKADIMSKTDLGNLKKKIMTELQSYGVQIYQFPNKDEEVGEINSSLNARLPFAVVGSTEDVKIGNRMVKARSYPWGAVQVENEEHCDFVHLREMLLRVNMDDLREQTHSRHYELYRRCKLQEMGFKDTDPDSQSFSLQEMYEAKRREFFKELQHREESMRQMFVNKVKETEAELKEKEKELHERFEVLKRMHQEEKRNLEEKRRELEEEMNAFNRRKVAAETLMGQALQGCSQQPLKKEKDKKNFFSLPSACSLSSGRNLN; encoded by the exons atgaaggCTGATTATTATTCCTGGACTCAGACACTTGTGATGATGGCGGCCGATGAg AATGAAGAAATGCGAAGCCTGGAGCTCAGTGGCCAAGTGGGGTTCAACAGCCTTCCTCATCAAGTGGTCAGGAAGTTAGTTTCTCAGGGATTTTGCTTCAACATCCTCTGTGTAG GTGAAACAGGAATAGGCAAATCAACCCTGATCAACACGCTTTTCAACACAACATTTGAAAACGAGGAAGCTGATCACTACGAGCCAGAAGTGAAGCTGCGTTCGCAGACGTACGAGCTGCAGGAGCACACTGTCAAACTGAAGCTGACTATTGTGCACACTGTAGGCTTTGGAGACCAGATCAACAAGGATGAAAG CTGCAAACCCATTCTTGACTACATCGAAGCCCAGTTTGAGAAATATCTGGAAgaggagctaaaaataaaacgttcCCTCTCCAACTATGATGACACCAGAATCCACATCTGCCTGTATTTCATTGCTCCCACCGGGCATACCCTTAAATCTCTTGATCTGGTTATGATGAAGAAGCTGGACAGCAAG GTCAACATCATTCCCATTATTGCAAAGGCAGACATCATGTCAAAGACCGACCTGGGAAACTTAAAGAAGAAGATCATGACTGAGCTGCAGAGCTACGGCGTGCAGATATATCAGTTTCCGAACAAGGATGAGGAAGTTGGAGAGATAAACTCTTCCTTAAAT GCTCGCCTTCCCTTTGCTGTCGTTGGAAGCACGGAGGATGTTAAAATAGGGAACAGAATGGTGAAAGCAAGGTCGTACCCCTGGGGAGCTGTTCAGG TGGAAAACGAAGAGCACTGTGACTTTGTTCATCTGAGAGAGATGCTTCTGCGCGTTAACATGGATGATCTCCGGGAGCAAACACACTCTCGTCACTACGAACTCTATCGCCGCTGCAAGCTACAAGAGATGGGCTTCAAGGACACTGACCCTGACAGCCAGTCGTTCAG CCTGCAGGAGATGTATGAGGCCAAAAGAAGGGAGTTCTTCAAAGAGCTGCAGCACAGAGAGGAATCAATGAGACAGATGTTTGTTAACAAAGTGAAGGAAACAGAAGCtgagctgaaagaaaaagaaaaagag CTTCACGAGAGATTCGAAGTGCTGAAGCGCATGCACCAGGAAGAAAAGAGGAATCTGGAGGAGAAAAGGCGAGAACTGGAAGAAGAGATGAATGCTTTCAACAGGAGGAAGGTGGCAGCTGAAACGCTGATGGGACAAGCGCTGCAGGGATGTTCACAACAGCCGCTCAAaaaggaaaaggacaaaaagaa CTTCTTCAGTCTCCCCTCTGCGTGCTCCTTAAGCTCAGGAAGGAACCTGAATTAG
- the LOC114139664 gene encoding septin-8-A-like isoform X2, whose amino-acid sequence MKADYYSWTQTLVMMAADENEEMRSLELSGQVGFNSLPHQVVRKLVSQGFCFNILCVGETGIGKSTLINTLFNTTFENEEADHYEPEVKLRSQTYELQEHTVKLKLTIVHTVGFGDQINKDESCKPILDYIEAQFEKYLEEELKIKRSLSNYDDTRIHICLYFIAPTGHTLKSLDLVMMKKLDSKVNIIPIIAKADIMSKTDLGNLKKKIMTELQSYGVQIYQFPNKDEEVGEINSSLNARLPFAVVGSTEDVKIGNRMVKARSYPWGAVQVENEEHCDFVHLREMLLRVNMDDLREQTHSRHYELYRRCKLQEMGFKDTDPDSQSFSLQEMYEAKRREFFKELQHREESMRQMFVNKVKETEAELKEKEKELHERFEVLKRMHQEEKRNLEEKRRELEEEMNAFNRRKVAAETLMGQALQGCSQQPLKKEKDKKN is encoded by the exons atgaaggCTGATTATTATTCCTGGACTCAGACACTTGTGATGATGGCGGCCGATGAg AATGAAGAAATGCGAAGCCTGGAGCTCAGTGGCCAAGTGGGGTTCAACAGCCTTCCTCATCAAGTGGTCAGGAAGTTAGTTTCTCAGGGATTTTGCTTCAACATCCTCTGTGTAG GTGAAACAGGAATAGGCAAATCAACCCTGATCAACACGCTTTTCAACACAACATTTGAAAACGAGGAAGCTGATCACTACGAGCCAGAAGTGAAGCTGCGTTCGCAGACGTACGAGCTGCAGGAGCACACTGTCAAACTGAAGCTGACTATTGTGCACACTGTAGGCTTTGGAGACCAGATCAACAAGGATGAAAG CTGCAAACCCATTCTTGACTACATCGAAGCCCAGTTTGAGAAATATCTGGAAgaggagctaaaaataaaacgttcCCTCTCCAACTATGATGACACCAGAATCCACATCTGCCTGTATTTCATTGCTCCCACCGGGCATACCCTTAAATCTCTTGATCTGGTTATGATGAAGAAGCTGGACAGCAAG GTCAACATCATTCCCATTATTGCAAAGGCAGACATCATGTCAAAGACCGACCTGGGAAACTTAAAGAAGAAGATCATGACTGAGCTGCAGAGCTACGGCGTGCAGATATATCAGTTTCCGAACAAGGATGAGGAAGTTGGAGAGATAAACTCTTCCTTAAAT GCTCGCCTTCCCTTTGCTGTCGTTGGAAGCACGGAGGATGTTAAAATAGGGAACAGAATGGTGAAAGCAAGGTCGTACCCCTGGGGAGCTGTTCAGG TGGAAAACGAAGAGCACTGTGACTTTGTTCATCTGAGAGAGATGCTTCTGCGCGTTAACATGGATGATCTCCGGGAGCAAACACACTCTCGTCACTACGAACTCTATCGCCGCTGCAAGCTACAAGAGATGGGCTTCAAGGACACTGACCCTGACAGCCAGTCGTTCAG CCTGCAGGAGATGTATGAGGCCAAAAGAAGGGAGTTCTTCAAAGAGCTGCAGCACAGAGAGGAATCAATGAGACAGATGTTTGTTAACAAAGTGAAGGAAACAGAAGCtgagctgaaagaaaaagaaaaagag CTTCACGAGAGATTCGAAGTGCTGAAGCGCATGCACCAGGAAGAAAAGAGGAATCTGGAGGAGAAAAGGCGAGAACTGGAAGAAGAGATGAATGCTTTCAACAGGAGGAAGGTGGCAGCTGAAACGCTGATGGGACAAGCGCTGCAGGGATGTTCACAACAGCCGCTCAAaaaggaaaaggacaaaaagaa ttgA